The following are encoded in a window of Mycobacterium vicinigordonae genomic DNA:
- a CDS encoding CaiB/BaiF CoA transferase family protein codes for MPRSRENVISVDNVLSGVRVLEVAAWTFVPSAGAVLAEWGAEVIKVEPREGGDPQRGLVTMGIVESGGGTVNYMIEIPNRGKKSIGVDLSTAGGQEVIRKLAATCDVFLTSYLPSRRKKMGIDVDDIRAANPNIVYVRGSGHGPKGPDSDKPGYDGVSYWARGGIAAMLTEDADELVRSRPAFGDLLGGMTIAGGIAAALYRKVTTGQGSVVDVSLLGLAAWNLSPDVAVSQIHGGTAIPKYSHADAPNPLVGTYRTKDDRYVQLMMLQLDKFYPEAMRAIGLPELVGDGRFADPAARFANRAELISLMDGVFAQRTLAQWRAQLAGISGAWGVVQTPGELCQDPAVTANGYVANTTTMNGAPYALPTNPVQFDEQAVVPPGAPEHGQHTEEVLMDAGFDWDTIMGYKETGAVL; via the coding sequence ATACCAAGATCAAGGGAGAACGTCATTTCTGTCGACAATGTGCTCAGCGGTGTCCGCGTGCTAGAGGTCGCCGCATGGACCTTCGTGCCCTCGGCGGGTGCGGTGTTGGCTGAATGGGGAGCCGAGGTCATCAAGGTCGAGCCGCGGGAAGGTGGTGACCCGCAGCGGGGCCTGGTCACGATGGGCATAGTGGAATCCGGTGGTGGCACGGTCAACTACATGATCGAGATACCGAATCGCGGCAAGAAGTCGATCGGGGTCGACTTGAGCACTGCCGGCGGCCAGGAAGTGATCCGCAAACTCGCTGCGACGTGCGACGTGTTCCTCACCAGCTATCTGCCAAGTCGCCGCAAGAAGATGGGCATTGACGTCGATGACATCAGGGCCGCGAACCCCAACATCGTCTACGTACGCGGGTCGGGCCATGGACCAAAGGGGCCCGATTCGGACAAACCGGGTTATGACGGCGTCTCATACTGGGCGCGTGGAGGCATCGCCGCCATGCTCACCGAGGACGCTGATGAGCTGGTTCGCTCGCGACCTGCGTTCGGGGATCTGCTCGGAGGCATGACGATCGCGGGCGGGATCGCAGCCGCCTTGTATCGGAAAGTCACCACCGGCCAGGGCTCGGTGGTCGACGTGTCCCTGCTCGGCCTGGCGGCCTGGAACCTCAGTCCCGACGTCGCCGTGAGCCAAATCCACGGCGGCACTGCGATTCCAAAGTACAGCCACGCCGACGCCCCAAACCCGTTGGTTGGTACCTACCGCACCAAGGACGACCGGTATGTCCAATTGATGATGCTGCAACTGGACAAGTTCTACCCGGAGGCGATGCGTGCCATCGGCCTACCCGAATTGGTCGGCGACGGTCGATTCGCCGATCCGGCTGCGCGGTTCGCCAACCGCGCAGAGCTCATCTCGCTAATGGACGGCGTGTTTGCCCAACGCACGCTTGCCCAATGGCGCGCACAATTGGCAGGTATCTCTGGCGCCTGGGGCGTGGTGCAGACACCGGGCGAGCTGTGCCAGGACCCGGCGGTGACCGCGAACGGCTACGTCGCGAACACGACGACAATGAATGGCGCACCGTATGCGTTGCCCACCAATCCCGTTCAGTTCGACGAGCAGGCGGTTGTACCCCCGGGGGCGCCGGAACACGGTCAGCATACCGAGGAAGTACTGATGGATGCTGGCTTTGATTGGGACACCATCATGGGCTATAAGGAAACTGGCGCAGTCCTATGA
- a CDS encoding NDMA-dependent alcohol dehydrogenase, translated as MKSKAAVLRGVGIDWEVTEVELDPPHAGEVLVKMAYAGVCHSDEHFYTGDSVPNSEMEEMMRAAGRPVPEWFPMLGGHEGSGVVEAVGPNVRTLEPGDHVAISFLPACGSCRWCATGHTYLCDIGADIYDKAMTTDGTRRRHLDGEDLMAMMQVGTFSEYVVAAERSLVKVHDWIPLEAASLVSCGVTTGFGSGSVAAGTEAGDTVVVVGVGGIGMNAVQGAKVAGAKQIVAVDPNEFKREVAPMFGATHTAADIGAALELVKEITWGVMADRVILTPGVVPTDMVLMGMMLLRKGGTCVMTGMPKITDLMVPMVLTDFVSSCKTFKGVLYGEMNPREAMPKLLSMYEAGQIKLDELVTQKYKLDDINEAMRDLRAGNNIRGVIVFE; from the coding sequence ATGAAGTCCAAAGCAGCAGTGTTGCGCGGTGTCGGTATCGACTGGGAAGTCACCGAGGTAGAGCTCGATCCGCCGCACGCCGGCGAAGTTCTCGTCAAGATGGCCTACGCGGGGGTCTGTCACTCCGACGAACACTTCTACACCGGCGACAGCGTGCCCAACTCAGAGATGGAAGAGATGATGCGGGCCGCCGGCCGTCCGGTGCCGGAATGGTTCCCCATGTTGGGTGGTCACGAAGGCTCCGGAGTAGTCGAGGCAGTCGGCCCCAACGTAAGGACCCTCGAACCCGGGGACCACGTGGCAATCTCGTTTCTGCCTGCCTGCGGTAGCTGCCGGTGGTGCGCCACCGGCCACACCTACCTATGCGACATCGGTGCCGACATCTACGACAAGGCCATGACCACCGACGGCACCCGACGCCGTCATCTAGACGGCGAAGATCTCATGGCGATGATGCAGGTCGGCACCTTCTCCGAGTACGTCGTGGCCGCCGAGAGGTCGCTGGTCAAAGTCCATGACTGGATACCCCTGGAGGCGGCGTCGCTGGTGTCCTGCGGTGTGACAACGGGATTCGGATCGGGATCGGTCGCTGCCGGCACCGAAGCCGGCGACACCGTCGTCGTTGTCGGTGTCGGAGGGATAGGCATGAACGCCGTCCAGGGCGCGAAGGTGGCTGGCGCCAAGCAAATCGTGGCCGTCGACCCCAACGAGTTCAAACGTGAGGTCGCACCTATGTTTGGCGCTACCCACACCGCTGCCGACATCGGCGCCGCCCTCGAGCTGGTCAAGGAGATCACCTGGGGCGTGATGGCCGACAGGGTCATTCTCACCCCTGGCGTCGTACCCACAGACATGGTCCTGATGGGAATGATGTTGCTCCGCAAGGGCGGAACGTGCGTTATGACCGGGATGCCTAAAATTACCGACCTGATGGTGCCGATGGTTCTCACTGATTTCGTCAGCTCATGCAAGACCTTCAAAGGCGTGCTCTATGGCGAGATGAACCCGCGCGAGGCGATGCCAAAACTTCTGTCGATGTATGAGGCGGGCCAGATCAAGCTCGACGAGCTGGTCACGCAGAAATACAAGCTCGACGACATAAACGAGGCGATGCGAGACCTTCGCGCGGGCAACAACATTCGCGGCGTCATAGTCTTCGAGTGA
- a CDS encoding SDR family NAD(P)-dependent oxidoreductase, with product MELGLTGATAVVTGGSKGMGLAIAESLGAEGASVAIMARGRVALDIAAERVRRAGAPEVLAVRVDMADAESISAAFASVADSWNSLNVLVHTIGPSAGAFDELTDDDWHAAFDLGTLSAVRSVRAALPLLRSADWARIVTLSAHSIQRQSARLVAYTAAKSALSSLTKNLSKSLGAEGILVNCVCPGTIVTASFTEVLRDVLAADGLDSSDPTDVMTWVEKTYGHPCDIGRAGLPEEIASATTYLVSQRNSYVTGATVNVDGGSDFI from the coding sequence ATGGAACTTGGCTTGACGGGCGCCACGGCTGTCGTGACCGGCGGCAGCAAGGGAATGGGGCTCGCGATCGCCGAAAGCCTTGGGGCCGAGGGGGCCTCGGTGGCGATCATGGCGCGTGGTCGAGTTGCGCTGGACATCGCCGCTGAGCGTGTCCGCCGTGCAGGCGCCCCCGAGGTGCTGGCGGTCAGGGTTGATATGGCCGACGCTGAGTCCATCTCGGCGGCGTTCGCATCGGTCGCCGATTCCTGGAACAGCCTGAATGTGCTGGTGCACACCATCGGTCCGAGCGCTGGCGCGTTCGATGAGCTCACAGACGACGACTGGCACGCCGCATTCGATCTTGGCACGCTGTCCGCCGTGCGCTCGGTCCGGGCTGCCCTGCCGTTGTTGCGATCGGCCGACTGGGCTCGCATCGTCACGCTCTCGGCGCATTCGATCCAACGGCAGAGCGCTCGGCTGGTCGCCTATACGGCGGCCAAGTCGGCGCTGTCGAGTCTGACCAAGAACCTGTCCAAGAGCCTGGGGGCCGAAGGCATCCTGGTGAACTGCGTCTGCCCCGGCACCATCGTGACGGCCAGCTTCACTGAGGTCTTGCGCGATGTGCTAGCCGCAGACGGGCTGGATTCGTCGGATCCCACGGACGTGATGACGTGGGTCGAAAAGACCTATGGCCATCCCTGCGACATAGGTCGTGCTGGACTACCTGAGGAGATCGCCTCCGCCACAACCTATCTCGTGTCGCAGCGCAACAGCTACGTGACGGGAGCCACCGTCAACGTCGACGGCGGATCAGACTTCATCTGA
- a CDS encoding dihydrodipicolinate reductase: protein MIQWATGVTGMMSLRHVLSRPDLELVGVRVYDPAKAGLDAGTLCGRPESGVRTSADREDLVGTDADVVLYMGKVETDTPGCFADVCDLLASGKNVVATGSRFIHPRSLHVSLADGIEKACRVGGSSFLGLGLYPGFIGESLAPILSRLTERADRISVREVLNYSTYASHDLIFNAMGFGHEPDDTTPLLTNTDYAASAWIGSATVLAQALGLQIQAVEGFREVATTPKALTVAAGNIPAGTVGAMRFGVEVDCGETALAVEHLTRMADDLAPQWPAEIGYAVTFEGKPNLSFHLVIGSHDEDHAAQGCLATAMHAINAIPTVMAAAPGLYDLSKIAPFVAHWTERGAVPAT, encoded by the coding sequence GTGATCCAGTGGGCGACCGGAGTGACCGGAATGATGTCGTTGCGGCACGTCCTGAGTCGGCCTGACTTGGAACTGGTCGGCGTGCGCGTGTATGACCCCGCGAAGGCCGGACTAGACGCGGGCACCCTGTGCGGCCGGCCCGAGTCGGGGGTGCGGACGTCGGCCGATCGCGAAGACCTCGTCGGCACCGACGCCGACGTGGTGCTCTACATGGGCAAAGTCGAGACCGACACTCCCGGCTGTTTCGCGGATGTCTGTGACCTGCTCGCCTCGGGTAAGAACGTGGTAGCCACCGGTAGCCGCTTCATCCATCCCCGGTCGTTGCACGTGTCGCTCGCGGATGGGATCGAAAAGGCCTGCCGTGTCGGTGGTTCGTCGTTCCTCGGTCTCGGTCTGTATCCCGGCTTCATCGGCGAGTCGTTGGCACCGATCTTGTCCCGGCTCACCGAGCGGGCGGACCGCATCAGCGTGCGTGAGGTGTTGAATTACTCGACCTATGCCAGCCACGACCTGATCTTCAACGCGATGGGCTTCGGTCACGAACCCGATGACACGACCCCTCTGCTGACCAACACCGACTACGCGGCGAGCGCGTGGATCGGCAGCGCGACGGTGCTCGCGCAGGCACTCGGCCTCCAGATTCAGGCCGTTGAGGGGTTTCGTGAGGTCGCAACGACGCCGAAGGCGCTCACCGTGGCTGCCGGAAATATTCCGGCGGGGACCGTGGGGGCGATGCGCTTCGGTGTCGAAGTCGACTGCGGTGAAACCGCGCTGGCCGTCGAACATCTAACCCGGATGGCGGACGACCTGGCCCCCCAGTGGCCCGCCGAGATCGGCTACGCGGTGACCTTCGAGGGCAAGCCTAACCTCAGCTTCCATCTGGTGATCGGCTCCCACGACGAGGATCACGCCGCGCAGGGCTGCCTGGCTACGGCCATGCATGCCATCAACGCCATCCCGACGGTGATGGCCGCCGCACCGGGCCTCTACGACCTGTCAAAGATCGCTCCGTTCGTCGCGCACTGGACCGAGCGTGGCGCCGTGCCAGCCACGTAG
- a CDS encoding alpha/beta fold hydrolase — protein MTIFALLHGGMHFGSCWDAVAAELVAKGHRVVAPDLPVDDDSAGAVQWARVAIDAIERAGASSERQDRPGDIVVVAHSIAGLCAPVIATLRPVRQLAFVGGLLPVPGQSFVHHLSANPDAISFPEPQEHGAGPFGLTWDSVRDGFYHDCPEALARRAFDGLRHQSFTVFTERCPIDRWPDAPSTYVLLRDDRAVGQSWARRNAVERIGASIVELDGGHSPFFSRPAELAAILLRLGDPDVNGYG, from the coding sequence GTGACCATCTTCGCCTTGCTGCACGGTGGGATGCATTTCGGTTCCTGCTGGGACGCGGTTGCGGCGGAACTCGTGGCGAAAGGTCACCGCGTGGTCGCTCCAGATCTTCCTGTCGACGACGACTCGGCTGGTGCCGTGCAGTGGGCACGGGTGGCGATCGACGCGATCGAGCGAGCCGGGGCGAGCTCTGAACGCCAAGACCGCCCCGGCGACATTGTGGTGGTGGCGCATTCGATTGCGGGTCTTTGCGCGCCCGTGATCGCTACGCTTCGCCCAGTGCGCCAGCTGGCGTTTGTCGGCGGCCTGCTGCCGGTTCCCGGTCAGTCGTTCGTCCACCACCTCTCCGCCAACCCCGATGCGATTTCATTCCCGGAGCCGCAAGAGCACGGAGCTGGGCCGTTCGGGCTCACTTGGGATTCGGTGCGGGACGGCTTCTACCACGACTGCCCGGAAGCGCTGGCGCGTCGGGCTTTTGACGGGTTGCGCCACCAATCGTTCACCGTGTTCACCGAACGCTGCCCGATCGATCGATGGCCCGATGCACCGTCGACCTACGTGCTGCTGCGCGACGACCGCGCAGTGGGGCAGTCTTGGGCTCGGCGCAATGCGGTCGAGCGAATCGGAGCGTCGATCGTCGAGTTGGACGGTGGACATTCGCCGTTCTTCTCGCGTCCGGCAGAGCTAGCCGCCATCCTGCTACGCCTGGGCGACCCCGACGTCAACGGATACGGCTGA
- a CDS encoding SDR family oxidoreductase — MRVALVGSSSGLGRCIGTGLAQRGAHVALLARRYDRLVVAAKEAGNGAVAIACDVTDADSCQHALSEVVGSLGGLDALVYTTGMGVLAPLREVSAEQWAQLFATNVTGASLITAAAAPHLAEAAGSAVYLSSLSASYTTPWPMLGAYAVTKSALDKLVEAWRVEHPEIGFTRLAVGDSLGGRGDAQTEFNKSWDPGVLDKAIRYWMENKYMLGGLIDVEHLTEIVNAVIRCGSSSFIPYLTLAPRASDAVKERRQW; from the coding sequence ATGCGGGTCGCGCTCGTTGGCTCCTCCTCGGGCCTCGGCCGATGTATCGGTACTGGGCTCGCCCAACGAGGCGCACACGTCGCGCTGCTGGCGCGTCGCTACGACAGGTTGGTCGTCGCGGCCAAAGAAGCCGGCAATGGCGCGGTGGCCATCGCCTGTGATGTGACCGACGCCGACAGTTGCCAGCACGCGCTCTCTGAGGTTGTCGGCTCACTCGGCGGTTTAGACGCCCTGGTGTACACCACCGGAATGGGGGTGCTAGCCCCTCTGCGCGAAGTCAGCGCGGAACAATGGGCACAGTTGTTCGCCACGAACGTCACCGGGGCGTCGCTCATCACCGCGGCCGCCGCACCTCACCTGGCCGAGGCCGCGGGCTCGGCCGTCTATCTGTCCTCCCTTAGTGCGTCCTACACGACGCCATGGCCGATGCTCGGTGCCTATGCGGTAACCAAGAGCGCGTTGGACAAACTCGTCGAGGCCTGGCGCGTTGAACACCCGGAGATCGGGTTCACTCGGCTCGCGGTAGGAGACAGCCTCGGAGGCCGCGGTGACGCGCAGACCGAGTTCAACAAGAGCTGGGATCCCGGCGTGCTGGATAAGGCCATCCGGTACTGGATGGAGAACAAATACATGCTTGGCGGTCTGATTGATGTCGAGCATCTGACCGAAATCGTCAACGCCGTCATCCGCTGTGGTAGTAGCAGTTTTATTCCCTATCTCACATTGGCGCCGCGTGCCTCGGACGCAGTGAAGGAACGCCGGCAATGGTGA
- a CDS encoding cytochrome P450: MAEPTVTDDIDQRIREAQAKFNAGMGADGDATPYPLLHELRAKAPVHPGWPEMGIPEDGPNGTKTFTAYSFDAVKAVFTDNITFSTRIYEDMVRPLQGPTILEMQEPEHATYRRLHEFAFARSSMKRWDSELVGPLVDRTIAKFRENNCADLVDAVFMPIPVRIIAALLGLPESDIGQFHRLAIDLLGFRADMETALRASAEMKEYFVGVLAGRRKSPKDDMVTILSQAEIDGVKMSDEQIYGFMRNLLPAGAETTSRSTASLAMGLLTHTDQLDAVRADRGLLPQAIEEGIRWETPLLNFIREVSADTEFFGLEIPKGSTMMVNLGSANHDETRWNDAESFDIFRDRKPHIGFGHGAHVCLGMHLARLESTKIFNALFDQLPGLRLNPDAPPPYVSGTLFRSPPRLDVVWD; this comes from the coding sequence ATGGCGGAGCCGACGGTTACCGACGACATCGATCAGCGCATTCGTGAGGCCCAGGCAAAGTTCAATGCCGGAATGGGCGCCGACGGCGACGCGACGCCCTACCCGCTACTACACGAGCTCCGCGCGAAGGCACCCGTCCACCCCGGTTGGCCTGAGATGGGCATTCCCGAGGACGGGCCCAACGGGACAAAGACTTTCACCGCGTACTCATTCGATGCGGTTAAGGCCGTGTTCACCGACAACATCACGTTCAGCACGCGGATCTACGAGGACATGGTGCGCCCGCTGCAGGGACCGACGATCCTCGAGATGCAGGAACCAGAGCACGCGACCTACCGCAGGTTGCACGAATTCGCTTTCGCAAGGTCATCGATGAAGCGCTGGGACAGCGAACTCGTCGGGCCCCTCGTCGATCGCACGATAGCGAAGTTCCGCGAGAACAACTGCGCCGATTTGGTCGATGCGGTGTTCATGCCCATTCCCGTGCGGATCATCGCAGCCCTGCTCGGTCTGCCGGAGTCCGATATCGGGCAGTTCCATCGACTGGCCATCGACTTGCTGGGCTTTAGAGCCGACATGGAAACAGCGTTGAGAGCGTCGGCGGAAATGAAGGAGTACTTCGTCGGCGTGCTTGCCGGCCGACGCAAGTCGCCGAAGGACGACATGGTGACCATTCTGTCGCAGGCCGAGATCGACGGCGTCAAAATGTCAGACGAGCAGATCTACGGCTTCATGCGCAACCTGCTACCAGCCGGAGCGGAGACCACCTCACGGTCGACTGCGAGCCTCGCGATGGGTCTGTTGACTCACACCGATCAACTCGATGCGGTGCGCGCGGACCGGGGCCTGTTGCCACAGGCGATCGAGGAGGGGATTCGATGGGAGACACCGTTGCTGAACTTCATTCGGGAGGTGAGTGCCGACACCGAGTTCTTCGGTTTGGAAATCCCGAAGGGTTCGACGATGATGGTGAACCTTGGCAGCGCGAACCACGACGAGACCCGCTGGAATGATGCCGAATCCTTCGATATCTTCCGGGACCGCAAGCCGCACATAGGTTTCGGGCACGGTGCGCACGTCTGCCTTGGCATGCACCTGGCACGGCTGGAGAGCACCAAGATCTTTAATGCGCTTTTCGACCAACTGCCAGGATTGCGGTTGAACCCCGACGCGCCGCCGCCGTATGTGAGTGGCACGCTGTTCCGTTCGCCGCCACGCCTCGACGTGGTGTGGGATTAA
- a CDS encoding SDR family oxidoreductase, whose translation MTDRHSNLAGTRILIVGASSGIGHALALAAHSRGAQVALAARRLDVLSELADRLSGSAYELDVSNPRAVQTVVGDVAARFGSLDAVVFTSAVVPFALIEDTDVATWLHAYAVNAVGVTHVLRMVLPHLAENATVVVASSHDVGRPRAGVAAYHASKAALDEILRSWRAEHPELALIRVSVGPTGDTEILRGADRDLLADLYRAWAQAGQIPAEMSAVEDVANAMLSLIAVSRANPTVVSEIVHLAPRIIKSP comes from the coding sequence ATGACAGACCGGCACTCCAACCTCGCGGGGACGCGGATACTGATCGTTGGAGCTTCATCCGGAATCGGGCATGCGTTGGCCCTTGCCGCCCACTCCAGAGGGGCCCAGGTAGCACTTGCTGCACGCCGGTTGGACGTCTTGTCCGAACTGGCCGATCGGTTAAGCGGTTCGGCGTACGAACTCGATGTGTCGAATCCGCGCGCCGTCCAAACAGTGGTCGGCGACGTCGCTGCCAGGTTCGGCAGTCTCGATGCGGTGGTATTCACCAGTGCTGTAGTGCCCTTCGCGCTGATCGAAGACACAGATGTGGCGACCTGGCTGCATGCTTATGCTGTCAACGCCGTCGGTGTCACTCACGTGCTGCGGATGGTCCTGCCCCACCTTGCCGAAAACGCCACGGTTGTCGTCGCCTCAAGCCACGACGTCGGTCGCCCGCGCGCCGGCGTGGCCGCCTACCACGCGAGCAAGGCCGCGCTCGACGAGATCCTGCGCTCCTGGCGGGCGGAGCACCCTGAACTCGCCCTGATCCGGGTGAGCGTCGGCCCAACCGGGGACACCGAGATCCTACGCGGCGCCGACCGCGATCTGCTGGCCGATCTGTACCGGGCCTGGGCGCAGGCGGGTCAGATTCCAGCTGAGATGTCCGCGGTCGAGGATGTGGCTAACGCGATGCTCTCCCTGATCGCGGTTTCACGCGCGAACCCCACGGTCGTGAGCGAGATCGTGCATTTGGCGCCACGAATCATTAAGAGCCCCTAG
- a CDS encoding dihydrodipicolinate reductase, giving the protein MTATGEIAEIVALKPDCVSYCATAVRREDDAVADIAALLASGINVVTISTIPLVYPPAAPPRWRTALDQATREGKSTFYATGSEPGFISLNVPTALLSGAGRVDSYRMDEYALDLDRSYPIWDVLHESMGFGKPNGHVPARIASGKVNHDWETVVRYLAGVLGIELDRVELDWETLLAPADLSTAIGVVPLGTICGHRWQLSGIVDDRKIVAVQYFATVSSTPWPERWPKPSREGQGGMVFRIAGDPGMTLELYLEQSEDSRVNPGITATAMAAVNAIPRVVDAAPGVIELPLAGPEIVSRLSRATP; this is encoded by the coding sequence GTGACGGCAACGGGGGAGATCGCGGAAATCGTTGCGCTGAAACCCGACTGCGTGTCTTACTGTGCGACTGCGGTCCGTCGGGAGGACGACGCGGTCGCGGACATTGCCGCGTTGCTTGCATCGGGTATTAATGTCGTGACGATTTCGACTATCCCTCTGGTGTATCCGCCCGCTGCACCACCCCGCTGGCGTACCGCGCTCGATCAAGCTACCCGCGAGGGCAAATCAACGTTTTATGCCACCGGTAGCGAACCCGGCTTCATCAGCCTCAACGTGCCCACCGCACTGCTTTCCGGCGCGGGCCGAGTGGATTCGTACCGGATGGATGAATACGCGCTCGACCTGGACAGGTCGTATCCAATATGGGATGTACTGCACGAGTCAATGGGTTTCGGCAAGCCCAACGGCCACGTGCCCGCCCGGATAGCCTCGGGCAAGGTGAACCATGACTGGGAGACGGTCGTGCGCTATCTGGCGGGTGTACTTGGCATCGAGCTCGACCGCGTGGAGTTGGACTGGGAGACTCTGCTCGCTCCAGCCGACCTTTCAACCGCTATCGGCGTGGTGCCGTTGGGAACGATCTGCGGTCACCGCTGGCAGCTGTCGGGCATAGTCGACGACCGGAAGATAGTGGCGGTCCAATATTTTGCGACGGTGAGTTCGACGCCGTGGCCCGAGCGTTGGCCGAAGCCCTCACGCGAAGGACAGGGCGGGATGGTATTCCGCATTGCGGGCGACCCCGGCATGACCCTGGAGCTCTACCTGGAGCAGTCCGAGGACAGTCGGGTCAATCCCGGGATCACGGCCACCGCGATGGCCGCGGTGAACGCCATTCCTCGCGTGGTGGACGCGGCACCCGGCGTCATCGAATTGCCGCTGGCCGGACCCGAGATCGTCAGCCGACTTTCACGAGCCACACCGTGA
- a CDS encoding class I adenylate-forming enzyme family protein — MPFPEISPTIPTLVRSSSALYGDKPFLVADDQELTYIDLDRRSAALATELLAIGIGKGDHVGILMPNSIDWALAWFAATRIGAVAVPLNTFYKGSELAWTVRHADLRAILTWSRFRNHNFLARLQEALPSLADQHDSSRIAVREAPFLRTVAISGPSDRAWATTLDPESAVSADDAAFLVEVESCVTAADEVMIIYTSGSTGDPKGPVHTQGTLVRHTYNLTFSYGVTHDTVMFTSMPFFWVGGLITGLHAVIHHGATLVTQPAFDAAEALELIERHRATITLGWPQQGKTLAEHPEFTARDLSSVQRTSMPAMVPPERRPKGPNALGMTELCGNHIGVDPYVPQPPERSETGGVSIEGLQHVIADPDTSQPVPVGTAGEVWVRGYSLMQRLHKREREEVFTTDGYYRTGDCGVGYEDGWIRFTGRLGDLIKTSGGTNVTPSEVEAALAACDGVLEAYVVGAESGHDGTVVAAAVVPRSASTLDGESLRAQLRERLSTYKVPKFIWVTGKQELPFTASGKVKKSELSRQISGLLTRPGT, encoded by the coding sequence ATGCCCTTTCCGGAGATTTCGCCAACGATTCCCACCTTGGTGAGGTCGTCCTCTGCGTTGTATGGGGACAAGCCGTTTCTTGTCGCCGACGACCAGGAACTGACCTACATCGACCTTGATCGTCGCTCGGCGGCTCTGGCGACTGAGCTGCTGGCTATCGGCATCGGTAAGGGCGATCACGTCGGAATCTTGATGCCCAACAGCATCGACTGGGCGCTGGCCTGGTTCGCCGCCACCCGCATCGGCGCAGTCGCTGTCCCACTAAACACCTTCTACAAGGGGTCCGAACTGGCTTGGACTGTCCGCCATGCCGACCTGCGAGCCATATTGACGTGGTCGCGGTTCCGCAATCACAACTTCCTGGCGCGCCTTCAGGAGGCGTTGCCCAGCTTGGCGGATCAACACGATTCAAGCCGCATCGCAGTACGGGAAGCGCCATTCCTGCGAACCGTTGCGATATCGGGGCCATCCGATCGTGCCTGGGCGACAACGCTAGACCCCGAAAGCGCGGTTTCGGCCGATGACGCCGCCTTCCTCGTCGAGGTGGAATCCTGCGTAACGGCGGCCGACGAAGTGATGATCATCTACACCTCTGGCAGCACCGGCGATCCGAAAGGCCCCGTGCATACCCAGGGCACGCTGGTGCGCCATACCTACAACCTCACGTTCAGCTACGGGGTCACTCACGACACCGTGATGTTCACATCCATGCCATTCTTTTGGGTGGGTGGGCTGATCACCGGGTTGCACGCGGTGATCCACCACGGCGCGACCCTAGTCACCCAGCCCGCTTTCGACGCCGCCGAAGCCCTGGAGCTCATCGAGCGCCACCGCGCAACGATCACGCTGGGCTGGCCGCAGCAAGGCAAGACATTGGCCGAACATCCTGAGTTCACCGCACGTGACCTCAGTTCGGTGCAGCGCACCAGCATGCCTGCAATGGTGCCGCCCGAGCGCCGGCCCAAGGGCCCCAACGCCTTGGGGATGACGGAACTGTGCGGCAACCACATCGGCGTCGACCCCTACGTTCCACAACCGCCGGAACGGTCCGAAACAGGCGGTGTCTCCATCGAAGGGCTGCAACATGTCATCGCGGACCCCGATACGAGCCAACCGGTGCCGGTCGGCACTGCGGGCGAAGTCTGGGTTCGTGGCTACTCGCTGATGCAACGCCTGCACAAGCGTGAACGCGAGGAGGTCTTCACCACCGACGGCTACTACCGGACCGGTGACTGTGGCGTCGGGTATGAAGACGGCTGGATCAGGTTCACCGGGCGGTTGGGCGACCTCATCAAGACGAGCGGCGGAACCAACGTCACCCCCAGCGAAGTTGAGGCGGCACTGGCTGCCTGTGATGGGGTACTAGAGGCCTATGTGGTCGGCGCCGAAAGTGGTCACGACGGAACGGTCGTCGCCGCCGCAGTGGTACCCCGCAGTGCATCGACGCTCGATGGCGAATCCTTGCGGGCTCAACTGCGCGAACGGTTGTCTACCTATAAGGTGCCGAAGTTCATCTGGGTCACCGGGAAGCAGGAACTCCCGTTCACCGCGAGCGGCAAGGTGAAGAAGTCAGAGCTGTCGCGGCAAATCAGCGGATTGTTAACGCGCCCTGGCACATAG